The following coding sequences are from one Nicotiana tabacum cultivar K326 chromosome 1, ASM71507v2, whole genome shotgun sequence window:
- the LOC107790221 gene encoding uncharacterized protein LOC107790221 isoform X2, which produces MPLPSQQHGSFSTLLQSLPIETIFLRKMSKTKIIPAPQILLCIFTFVHFTFHVNSQPSSNKEKTILLQLKQQFSTTSPFFLNHWTSSSDHCTWPEISCTHDNSVSAIRLVNLNISKPIPPFICDLKNLTFLDVNYNIIPGPFPTLLYNCSNLEYLDLSFNFMNSSLPNDINRLSPKLQYFNITANFFTGDIPPAIGGLKQLKELQFASNAFHGSFPAEIGDLTNLESLNLNLNKFAPQEIPSSFTKLKKLKNIWMSEINLIGEIPESIGNMLALEFLDLSINGLSGSIPSSLFQTKNLTIVYLYTNRLTGEIPQIIESFNLEVIDLSDNSLTGKIPENFGELTKMTGLSLFMNQLSGNLPIGIGKLPVLVDVKLFGNSLSGEIPPDFGRFSMLRDFQVFQNHFTGKLPEALCYNKGLLMMLAFNNNLTGELPESLGNCNSLRAVRVEKNRLTERVASNLSQVDIRNNQFSGELPAEMGTWYNLRVFRACNNLFTGKIPEELTVLPKLTELLLDGNKLSGSFPSNIVSWNSLTTLKTSRNQISGQIPAALGLLPNLIDLDLSSNLLSGEIPPEIGNLRLASLNLSSNRLTGRIPVELENAAFDRSFLSNPGLCASDPSVGLGFCKGKTGKSDKLPVKLLAALASVGGVATLVAALYSLFVLRSYRKRKQESVLTWKLTSFHKLDFTEADIVPYLTEKNTIGSGGSGQVYLVPLNRSRNCVAVKKIWNNQKLDHKLEKEFLAEVQILGTVRHSNIVKLLCCISSEESKLLVYEYMESRSLDIWLQQNKRLSNVSDLVLEWPKRLQIAIGAARGLCYMHHDCSPPIIHRDVKSSNVLLDSCFNAKIADFGLAKILAKPGDNTVTAVAGSFGYIAPEYARTTKVNEKIDVYSFGVILLELVTGKEANYGDEDSCLADWAWRRIQQGYPIVNVLDEAIKEPQYLDEMSNVFKLGIFCTSTFPSSRPTMKQVLQILFQCNNTLVYGEKKNETERDASPLLKNSRRERIEDNDDVGFISLI; this is translated from the exons ATGCCATTACCAAGCCAACAACATGGTTCATTTTCAACACTCCTTCAATCATTACCCATAGAAACTATCTTCCTTAGAAAAATGTCCAAAACTAAAATAATCCCAGCTCCCCAAATCCTTCTCTGCATTTTCACTTTTGTCCATTTCACCTTCCATGTAAATTCCCAGCCTAGCTCCAATAAAGAAAAAACCATTTTACTTCAACTAAAACAACAATTTTCCACCACTTCTCCCTTCTTCCTCAACCACTGGACTTCATCATCAGACCACTGCACTTGGCCGGAGATCAGCTGCACACATGATAATTCAGTCAGCGCCATTCGTCTCGTTAATCTCAACATTTCCAAACCAATCCCACCATTTATTTGTGACCTCAAAAACCTCACCTTTCTTGATGTTAACTACAACATCATCCCTGGTCCTTTCCCTACTCTTCTTTACAACTGTTCCAATCTTGAATACTTAGACCTTTCTTTTAACTTCATGAACAGCAGCCTTCCTAATGACATCAACCGGCTTTCGCCTAAGCTTCAGTACTTCAACATAACAGCAAACTTCTTTACTGGTGACATTCCTCCAGCAATTGGAGGTCTAAAACAGCTCAAAGAACTTCAGTTTGCTTCAAACGCTTTCCATGGCTCTTTCCCTGCTGAAATTGGCGACTTGACAAATCTTGAATCTCTGAATTTAAATCTCAATAAGTTTGCACCTCAAGAAATACCATCAAGTTTTACCAAGTTGAAGAAACTCAAAAATATCTGGATGAGTGAAATAAATTTGATAGGAGAAATCCCAGAAAGCATTGGCAACATGTTAGCTTTGGAATTTTTGGACTTATCAATAAATGGATTGAGTGGTAGCATCCCTAGCAGTTTGTTTCAGACCAAGAATCTGACCATAGTTTATCTCTATACCAATAGATTGACAGGAGAGATTCCTCAGATTATTGAGTCCTTCAATTTGGAGGTTATTGATTTGTCTGACAACAGCTTAACAGGGAAGATACCAGAAAATTTTGGAGAGCTGACCAAAATGACAGGGTTATCTCTGTTTATGAACCAATTATCAGGGAATTTACCAATAGGCATAGGCAAATTGCCAGTATTGGTAGATGTTAAGCTTTTTGGGAACAGTTTATCTGGTGAAATTCCACCAGATTTTGGTCGGTTTTCGATGCTCAGAGATTTCCAGGTTTTCCAAAATCATTTTACTGGAAAATTACCAGAGGCTCTATGTTATAACAAGGGATTGCTTATGATGCTTGCTTTTAATAACAATCTTACAGGTGAGCTACCAGAATCTCTTGGAAACTGTAATAGTTTGAGGGCCGTTCGAGTTGAAAAAAACAGGCTTACTG AAAGAGTGGCATCAAATTTATCTCAGGTTGATATCAGGAATAACCAGTTTTCAGGTGAATTACCAGCTGAAATGGGTACTTGGTACAATTTAAGGGTATTCAGAGCATGCAATAATCTGTTTACTGGTAAAATTCCTGAAGAATTGACTGTTCTTCCAAAGTTAACAGAACTTCTGCTGGATGGTAATAAACTATCCGGGAGTTTTCCGTCGAATATAGTCTCTTGGAATTCTCTTACTACTTTAAAAACCAGCAGAAATCAGATTTCAGGACAAATACCAGCAGCACTTGGCCTTTTGCCAAACCTAATTGACTTGGACTTGTCAAGCAACCTGTTATCAGGTGAAATTCCACCTGAGATAGGTAACTTGAGGCTAGCCTCACTCAACCTTTCTTCCAATCGCCTAACTGGTAGAATCCCCGTTGAGTTAGAGAATGCAGCTTTTGATCGGAGCTTCTTAAGTAACCCTGGTCTTTGTGCAAGTGATCCATCAGTAGGACTTGGCTTTTGCAAGGGGAAAACGGGGAAGTCCGATAAGCTCCCCGTCAAACTTCTTGCTGCTCTTGCAAGTGTAGGTGGAGTAGCAACACTGGTGGCTGCTTTATATAGTTTGTTCGTGTTGAGAAGCTATAGGAAAAGAAAGCAAGAATCGGTTTTGACATGGAAGCTCACCTCATTTCACAAGTTAGACTTCACAGAGGCAGATATTGTACCATATCTTACTGAGAAGAACACAATTGGAAGTGGAGGATCAGGACAAGTCTACCTCGTGCCATTAAACCGTTCACGAAACTGTGTTGCTGTCAAGAAGATTTGGAATAACCAGAAGTTGGATCACAAGCTTGAAAAAGAGTTTCTAGCTGAAGTTCAAATATTAGGCACAGTTCGACACTCCAATATAGTGAAACTATTGTGCTGTATATCCAGTGAAGAGTCAAAGCTTCTTGTCTATGAATACATGGAGAGTAGGAGCTTGGATATATGGCTTCAGCAGAATAAGAGGTTAAGCAATGTTTCTGATTTAGTATTGGAATGGCCTAAGAGGCTGCAAATTGCAATTGGAGCTGCTCGAGGCTTGTGCTACATGCACCACGACTGCTCGCCACCTATTATTCATCGCGATGTGAAATCAAGCAATGTCCTTTTGGATTCTTGTTTCAATGCAAAAATTGCAGATTTTGGCCTCGCCAAAATACTGGCCAAGCCTGGAGATAATACAGTGACAGCAGTGGCTGGCTCTTTTGGATACATCGCTCCAG AGTATGCACGTACAACTAAGGTGAATGAGAAGATCGATGTATATAGCTTCGGAGTCATCCTTTTGGAACTGGTAACTGGGAAAGAAGCCAATTATGGAGACGAGGACTCGTGCCTTGCAGACTGGGCGTGGCGTCGTATCCAACAAGGATATCCCATAGTCAATGTCTTAGATGAGGCGATAAAGGAGCCACAATACTTGGATGAAATGAGCAATGTGTTTAAGCTCGGGATCTTTTGCACTAGCACATTTCCTTCATCAAGGCCGACCATGAAGCAGGTTCTGCAAATCCTGTTCCAATGTAACAATACGCTGGTATatggagagaagaaaaatgaaaccgAACGTGATGCTTCACCGCTCCTCAAGAACTCCAGACGGGAGAGGATTGAGGATAATGATGATGTTGGTTTTATATCACTTATATAG
- the LOC142179444 gene encoding uncharacterized protein LOC142179444 → MQGLAGQKSVAFKDLCMFLDVHLPPGFKTPKFEKYDGHGDPIAHVKRYCNQLRGAGRNEELLMAYFGESLTGVASEWFLDQDTSRWYVWNDMAQAFVNQFQYNINTAPDRISLSNLKKKPSESFREYAIKWREQAARVKPPMDDHELITIFLQAQEPNYFQNMMSAVGKSFSEAIKIGEMVENGLKTGKIISQAVFKAATQAVRVESDNFSDTNEKVEEIMMTLGSRRGPRRTSRRYEQPPQVFHDSLSSIIHLRTLNTLLLHLSMLSSHQNTPEGKHEHHEISNSLHKIFRCHITHIQARGIKGNKG, encoded by the coding sequence atgcaagggttggcaggtcaaaagagtgttgccttcaaagatctatgcatgttcctcgatgtccacttgccgcctggtttcaagactcccaaatttgaaaagtatgatggacatggagaccccatagcccacgtgaaaaggtattgcaatcaactgagaggtgcagGAAGAAACGAAGAAttgctgatggcttattttggtgaaagccttacgggagtagcatccgaatggtttttggatcaagacacatctcgctggtACGTCTggaatgacatggcacaggcctttgtcaatcagttccaatacaacattaacactgccccagaccgcatttccctttcaaacctgaagaagaaaccaagtgaaagtttcagggaatatgccattaaatggagagagcaagcagctcgagttaagccacccatggatgaccacgagctaatcactatcttccttcaagcgcaagagccaaattactttcaaaacatgatgtccgcagttggcaaatccttctcggaagcaatcaaaataggagaaatggtagagaatggtcttaagacaggcaaaattataagtcaagcagtttttaaagccgcaactcaggctgtccgggttgagtctgataattttagcgacacaaatgagaaggttgaagaaatcatgatgacattagggtcgagaagaggtcccaggagaacatctagaaggtatgagcagcctcctcaagttttccatgactccctgagcagtattatccacctcagaaccctcaatactctgttgctccacctcagtatgttgtctagccaccaaaacaccccagaaggcaAGCACGAGCATCACGAAATCTCcaacagcctccacaaaattttcaggtgccatataacccacatccaagccagaggtataaaagggaacaaaggttga
- the LOC142162366 gene encoding uncharacterized protein LOC142162366, whose amino-acid sequence MVNSDFGVTSATTNIPEPSSPLFLLPSDAPGVSLVAVPFSGIGFGGWKRSMMVSLSARNKIGFIDGSCAKHVVNSSQYRQWDRYEVVNGTKVFEIKRELSSTYQGSLDIASYFNKIKKLWDELGAMRSSHANSCNCLAKEGLQREKEEDKVHQFLIGLNENKASLSCKYYKKPGHTIEKYYKPYGFPPNFKFTKGKSHESLVPGLTKEQYSQLLNLLQHSTLGESNSQPVLMGSANFAGNTSSFPLCLNGSSTMHILTSVDRRAHSMKKLLELGRMDQGLYKFYLPVSVLSNFVVSENSVSAFNNVVQGAEPLLNANIHVNSNFVAPSISCTAQHAMNKNDILWHHRLGHVPFVQMKHISFISHDLSSKQSFICHKVRSDNALELGSSNSAIQFFSDNGIIHQTTCPYTSQQNGVVERKHKHLLETSRALLFQSKLPVKFWGDCVLTTTYLINRFPSSVLSHKTLFELLYGVAPSYSHLKSFGCLCYATVPKCQRDKFQPRAFPCVFIGYPFAKKGYKLYNLQTKSVLFSRDVVFHESIFPYAISSSSPISSTFYDAPIVPHIVSP is encoded by the exons ATGGTTAATTCTGATTTTGGGGTGACTTCCGCAACTACAAATATTCCTGAGCCCTCTAGTCCACTGTTTCTTCTCCCGTCTGATGCCCCTGGTGTGTCTCTTGTTGCTGTCCCATTTTCGGGCATTGGATTTGGGGGATGGAAGCGTAGTATGATGGTGTCTTTGTCTGCTAGAAACAAAATAGGCTTCATAGATGGGTCTTGTGCTAAGCATGTTGTGAATTCCTCTCAATATCGGCAGTGGGACAG atATGAGGTTGTTAATGGAACCAAAGTTTTTGAAATAAAGAGAGAGCTTTCTTCTACCTATCAGGGTTCTCTTGACATAGCTTCATATTTCAATAAAATTAAGAAACTATGGGATGAATTGGGGGCTATGCGCAGCAGTCATGCAAATTCCTGCAATTGTCTTGCTAAAGAGGGTCttcaaagggaaaaagaagaagataaagtaCATCAATTCCTTATAGGTCTAAATGAG AATAAGGCCTCTTTGTCCTGCAAATACTACAAAAAGCCTGGTCAtactattgaaaaatattataAACCCTATGGCTTTCCTCCAAACTTCAAGTTCACAAAGGGTAAAAG CCATGAGTCTTTAGTTCCTGGTCTCACCAAAGAACAGTACTCTCAGCTGCTTAATTTGCTTCAGCATTCTACACTAGGTGAATCCAATTCTCAGCCTGTCCTAATGGGTTCTGCCAACTTTGCTGGTAatacttcttcttttcctttgtgtCTAAATGGTAGTTCTACTATGCACATTTTAACTAGTGTAGATAGAAGG GCCCATTCTATGAAGAAGCTTCTGGAACTTGGTAGAATGGACCAAGGATTATACAAATTCTATCTTCCTGTTTCTGTACTTTCTAATTTTGTTGTTTCTGAAAACTCTGTTTCTGCTTTCAATAATGTGGTACAAGGTGCTGAACCTTTATTGAATGCAAATATACATGTGAATTCTAATTTTGTTGCCCCTTCTATCTCTTGTACCGCTCAACATGCAATGAATAAGAATGATATTCTTTGGCATCACAGATTGGGGCATGTCCCTTTTGTGCAGATGAAacatatttcttttatttctcatgATTTGTCATCTAAACAATCTTTTATATGTCAT AAGGTTAGAAGTGACAATGCTTTAGAGCTTGGGTCTTCTAACTCAGCCATTCAATTCTTTTCTGATAATGGCATCATCCACCAAACTACTTGTCCTTACAcatcacaacaaaatggtgtggtTGAAAGAAAACATAAACACTTACTTGAAACTTCAAGAGCTTTACTGTTTCAATCCAAACTCCCTGTCAAGTTTTGGGGAGATTGTGTTTTAACAACAACTTACCTTATAAATAGATTTCCTTCTTCAGTCTTATCTCACAAAACTCTTTTTGAATTATTGTATGGAGTTGCTCCTTCTTATTCCCACTTGAAATCTTTTGGTTGCCTTTGCTATGCTACAGTCCCTAAGTGTCAGAGGGATAAGTTTCAACCTAGAGCTTTTCCTTGTGTTTTCATTGGGTATCCATTTGCTAAAAAAGGTTACAAATTATACAATTTACAAACTAAGTCTGTTCTGTTCTCCAGAGATGttgtatttcatgaatctatattTCCTTAtgctatttcttcttcttcccctatCTCTTCTACATTCTATGATGCTCCTATTGTGCCTCATATTGTTTCACCATAA
- the LOC107790221 gene encoding uncharacterized protein LOC107790221 isoform X1, which produces MPLPSQQHGSFSTLLQSLPIETIFLRKMSKTKIIPAPQILLCIFTFVHFTFHVNSQPSSNKEKTILLQLKQQFSTTSPFFLNHWTSSSDHCTWPEISCTHDNSVSAIRLVNLNISKPIPPFICDLKNLTFLDVNYNIIPGPFPTLLYNCSNLEYLDLSFNFMNSSLPNDINRLSPKLQYFNITANFFTGDIPPAIGGLKQLKELQFASNAFHGSFPAEIGDLTNLESLNLNLNKFAPQEIPSSFTKLKKLKNIWMSEINLIGEIPESIGNMLALEFLDLSINGLSGSIPSSLFQTKNLTIVYLYTNRLTGEIPQIIESFNLEVIDLSDNSLTGKIPENFGELTKMTGLSLFMNQLSGNLPIGIGKLPVLVDVKLFGNSLSGEIPPDFGRFSMLRDFQVFQNHFTGKLPEALCYNKGLLMMLAFNNNLTGELPESLGNCNSLRAVRVEKNRLTGKIPDGLWTAKNLSTFLLNDNLLIGQLPERVASNLSQVDIRNNQFSGELPAEMGTWYNLRVFRACNNLFTGKIPEELTVLPKLTELLLDGNKLSGSFPSNIVSWNSLTTLKTSRNQISGQIPAALGLLPNLIDLDLSSNLLSGEIPPEIGNLRLASLNLSSNRLTGRIPVELENAAFDRSFLSNPGLCASDPSVGLGFCKGKTGKSDKLPVKLLAALASVGGVATLVAALYSLFVLRSYRKRKQESVLTWKLTSFHKLDFTEADIVPYLTEKNTIGSGGSGQVYLVPLNRSRNCVAVKKIWNNQKLDHKLEKEFLAEVQILGTVRHSNIVKLLCCISSEESKLLVYEYMESRSLDIWLQQNKRLSNVSDLVLEWPKRLQIAIGAARGLCYMHHDCSPPIIHRDVKSSNVLLDSCFNAKIADFGLAKILAKPGDNTVTAVAGSFGYIAPEYARTTKVNEKIDVYSFGVILLELVTGKEANYGDEDSCLADWAWRRIQQGYPIVNVLDEAIKEPQYLDEMSNVFKLGIFCTSTFPSSRPTMKQVLQILFQCNNTLVYGEKKNETERDASPLLKNSRRERIEDNDDVGFISLI; this is translated from the exons ATGCCATTACCAAGCCAACAACATGGTTCATTTTCAACACTCCTTCAATCATTACCCATAGAAACTATCTTCCTTAGAAAAATGTCCAAAACTAAAATAATCCCAGCTCCCCAAATCCTTCTCTGCATTTTCACTTTTGTCCATTTCACCTTCCATGTAAATTCCCAGCCTAGCTCCAATAAAGAAAAAACCATTTTACTTCAACTAAAACAACAATTTTCCACCACTTCTCCCTTCTTCCTCAACCACTGGACTTCATCATCAGACCACTGCACTTGGCCGGAGATCAGCTGCACACATGATAATTCAGTCAGCGCCATTCGTCTCGTTAATCTCAACATTTCCAAACCAATCCCACCATTTATTTGTGACCTCAAAAACCTCACCTTTCTTGATGTTAACTACAACATCATCCCTGGTCCTTTCCCTACTCTTCTTTACAACTGTTCCAATCTTGAATACTTAGACCTTTCTTTTAACTTCATGAACAGCAGCCTTCCTAATGACATCAACCGGCTTTCGCCTAAGCTTCAGTACTTCAACATAACAGCAAACTTCTTTACTGGTGACATTCCTCCAGCAATTGGAGGTCTAAAACAGCTCAAAGAACTTCAGTTTGCTTCAAACGCTTTCCATGGCTCTTTCCCTGCTGAAATTGGCGACTTGACAAATCTTGAATCTCTGAATTTAAATCTCAATAAGTTTGCACCTCAAGAAATACCATCAAGTTTTACCAAGTTGAAGAAACTCAAAAATATCTGGATGAGTGAAATAAATTTGATAGGAGAAATCCCAGAAAGCATTGGCAACATGTTAGCTTTGGAATTTTTGGACTTATCAATAAATGGATTGAGTGGTAGCATCCCTAGCAGTTTGTTTCAGACCAAGAATCTGACCATAGTTTATCTCTATACCAATAGATTGACAGGAGAGATTCCTCAGATTATTGAGTCCTTCAATTTGGAGGTTATTGATTTGTCTGACAACAGCTTAACAGGGAAGATACCAGAAAATTTTGGAGAGCTGACCAAAATGACAGGGTTATCTCTGTTTATGAACCAATTATCAGGGAATTTACCAATAGGCATAGGCAAATTGCCAGTATTGGTAGATGTTAAGCTTTTTGGGAACAGTTTATCTGGTGAAATTCCACCAGATTTTGGTCGGTTTTCGATGCTCAGAGATTTCCAGGTTTTCCAAAATCATTTTACTGGAAAATTACCAGAGGCTCTATGTTATAACAAGGGATTGCTTATGATGCTTGCTTTTAATAACAATCTTACAGGTGAGCTACCAGAATCTCTTGGAAACTGTAATAGTTTGAGGGCCGTTCGAGTTGAAAAAAACAGGCTTACTGGTAAGATTCCTGATGGTTTGTGGACAGCAAAGAATTTGTCAACTTTCTTGTTAAATGATAACTTGTTAATTGGTCAACTTCCAGAAAGAGTGGCATCAAATTTATCTCAGGTTGATATCAGGAATAACCAGTTTTCAGGTGAATTACCAGCTGAAATGGGTACTTGGTACAATTTAAGGGTATTCAGAGCATGCAATAATCTGTTTACTGGTAAAATTCCTGAAGAATTGACTGTTCTTCCAAAGTTAACAGAACTTCTGCTGGATGGTAATAAACTATCCGGGAGTTTTCCGTCGAATATAGTCTCTTGGAATTCTCTTACTACTTTAAAAACCAGCAGAAATCAGATTTCAGGACAAATACCAGCAGCACTTGGCCTTTTGCCAAACCTAATTGACTTGGACTTGTCAAGCAACCTGTTATCAGGTGAAATTCCACCTGAGATAGGTAACTTGAGGCTAGCCTCACTCAACCTTTCTTCCAATCGCCTAACTGGTAGAATCCCCGTTGAGTTAGAGAATGCAGCTTTTGATCGGAGCTTCTTAAGTAACCCTGGTCTTTGTGCAAGTGATCCATCAGTAGGACTTGGCTTTTGCAAGGGGAAAACGGGGAAGTCCGATAAGCTCCCCGTCAAACTTCTTGCTGCTCTTGCAAGTGTAGGTGGAGTAGCAACACTGGTGGCTGCTTTATATAGTTTGTTCGTGTTGAGAAGCTATAGGAAAAGAAAGCAAGAATCGGTTTTGACATGGAAGCTCACCTCATTTCACAAGTTAGACTTCACAGAGGCAGATATTGTACCATATCTTACTGAGAAGAACACAATTGGAAGTGGAGGATCAGGACAAGTCTACCTCGTGCCATTAAACCGTTCACGAAACTGTGTTGCTGTCAAGAAGATTTGGAATAACCAGAAGTTGGATCACAAGCTTGAAAAAGAGTTTCTAGCTGAAGTTCAAATATTAGGCACAGTTCGACACTCCAATATAGTGAAACTATTGTGCTGTATATCCAGTGAAGAGTCAAAGCTTCTTGTCTATGAATACATGGAGAGTAGGAGCTTGGATATATGGCTTCAGCAGAATAAGAGGTTAAGCAATGTTTCTGATTTAGTATTGGAATGGCCTAAGAGGCTGCAAATTGCAATTGGAGCTGCTCGAGGCTTGTGCTACATGCACCACGACTGCTCGCCACCTATTATTCATCGCGATGTGAAATCAAGCAATGTCCTTTTGGATTCTTGTTTCAATGCAAAAATTGCAGATTTTGGCCTCGCCAAAATACTGGCCAAGCCTGGAGATAATACAGTGACAGCAGTGGCTGGCTCTTTTGGATACATCGCTCCAG AGTATGCACGTACAACTAAGGTGAATGAGAAGATCGATGTATATAGCTTCGGAGTCATCCTTTTGGAACTGGTAACTGGGAAAGAAGCCAATTATGGAGACGAGGACTCGTGCCTTGCAGACTGGGCGTGGCGTCGTATCCAACAAGGATATCCCATAGTCAATGTCTTAGATGAGGCGATAAAGGAGCCACAATACTTGGATGAAATGAGCAATGTGTTTAAGCTCGGGATCTTTTGCACTAGCACATTTCCTTCATCAAGGCCGACCATGAAGCAGGTTCTGCAAATCCTGTTCCAATGTAACAATACGCTGGTATatggagagaagaaaaatgaaaccgAACGTGATGCTTCACCGCTCCTCAAGAACTCCAGACGGGAGAGGATTGAGGATAATGATGATGTTGGTTTTATATCACTTATATAG